The proteins below are encoded in one region of Micromonospora yangpuensis:
- a CDS encoding homoserine dehydrogenase, whose amino-acid sequence MRLALLGCGTVGSEVVRLLHAQSADLAARIGAPLEIAGIAVRRFGRDRGDLPVDPALFTTDPLSLIKSDDVDVVVEMVGGIEPARTWLVEALRAGKSVVTANKALLAEDGGALHDAAAEGGADLYYEASVAGAIPLLRPLRESLHGDRINRVTGIVNGTTNFILSAMDATGAGFAEALEEATELGYAEADPTADVEGFDAAAKAAILASLAFHTRVGAADVHREGITEVTASDMASAKAMGCTIKLLCIAARGVDPQGGETVSVRVHPAMIPLSHPLASVGDAFNAVFVEAEAAGQLMFYGRGAGGAPTASAVLGDVVAVARNRLAGARAASESAYADLSVRPMGEALTRYHISLDVADRPGVLAAVAGVFARHDVSIATVRQGSAEAGSGRSEDADLVIVTHVAPDAALAATVGELRGLDTVRSVTSVLRVEGAV is encoded by the coding sequence GTGCGCCTGGCCCTGCTCGGCTGTGGCACCGTCGGCAGCGAGGTGGTCCGCCTGCTGCACGCCCAGTCGGCCGACCTCGCGGCGCGGATCGGCGCCCCCCTGGAGATCGCCGGCATCGCCGTACGCCGCTTCGGCCGGGACCGGGGCGACCTGCCGGTCGACCCGGCCCTGTTCACCACCGACCCGCTCAGCCTGATCAAGTCCGACGACGTGGACGTCGTGGTCGAGATGGTGGGCGGGATCGAGCCGGCGCGGACCTGGCTGGTGGAGGCGCTGCGGGCCGGCAAGAGCGTGGTCACCGCCAACAAGGCCCTGCTGGCCGAGGACGGCGGGGCGTTGCACGACGCCGCCGCCGAGGGCGGTGCCGACCTCTACTACGAGGCCTCCGTGGCCGGCGCGATCCCGCTGCTGCGGCCGCTGCGTGAGTCGCTGCACGGGGACCGGATCAACCGGGTCACCGGCATCGTCAACGGCACCACCAACTTCATCCTCTCCGCGATGGACGCCACCGGCGCCGGGTTCGCCGAGGCCCTGGAGGAGGCGACCGAGCTCGGGTACGCCGAGGCCGACCCGACCGCCGACGTGGAGGGTTTCGACGCGGCGGCCAAGGCGGCCATCCTGGCCTCGTTGGCCTTCCACACCCGGGTCGGCGCGGCCGACGTGCACCGGGAGGGCATCACCGAGGTGACCGCCTCGGACATGGCCAGCGCCAAGGCGATGGGCTGCACCATCAAGCTGCTCTGCATCGCCGCCCGGGGCGTCGACCCGCAGGGCGGCGAGACGGTGAGCGTCCGGGTGCACCCGGCGATGATCCCGCTGAGCCACCCGCTGGCCAGCGTCGGTGACGCGTTCAACGCGGTCTTCGTCGAGGCCGAGGCGGCCGGCCAGTTGATGTTCTACGGCCGGGGCGCCGGTGGGGCGCCGACGGCCAGCGCCGTCCTCGGCGACGTGGTCGCGGTCGCCCGCAACCGGCTCGCCGGGGCCCGCGCGGCCAGCGAGTCGGCGTACGCCGACCTGTCGGTCCGGCCGATGGGCGAGGCGCTCACCCGCTACCACATCAGCCTCGACGTGGCCGACCGGCCGGGCGTGCTGGCCGCGGTGGCCGGCGTCTTCGCCCGGCACGACGTGTCGATCGCGACCGTGCGGCAGGGCTCGGCGGAGGCCGGCAGCGGCCGGAGCGAGGACGCCGACCTGGTCATCGTCACGCACGTGGCACCGGACGCGGCGCTCGCCGCGACCGTGGGTGAGCTGCGTGGTCTGGACACCGTCCGCTCGGTCACCAGCGTGCTGCGGGTCGAGGGCGCGGTGTGA
- the lysA gene encoding diaminopimelate decarboxylase: MRAHEAGALHGDLGNSGPPWLRTPGDVNDLVARLWPGNVARAADGALAVAGLGVREIAAEFGTPVYVLDEDDLRSRCRDFRAAFPTEDVYYAGKAFLCRAVVRMIAEEGLFLDVCTGGELATALAAGMPAERIGFHGNNKSVAELTRALDAGVGRIILDSFTEIDRLSALARERDVRPKVLIRVTVGVEAHTHEFIATAHEDQKFGFSLAGGAAIAAALRILDEDVLELRGLHSHIGSQIFDTSGFEVSARRVLALQAQIRDARGVELPELDLGGGFGIAYTTQDDPSPPADLAKRLRKIVDGECAAERLAVPHLSIEPGRAIVGPAVFTLYEVGTVKDVDGIRTYVSVDGGMSDNIRTALYDASYSATLASRASTAPPLLARVVGKHCESGDIVVKDEFLPADVQPGDLVAVPGTGAYCRSMASNYNHVPRPPVVAVRDGRARLIVRRETEEDLLALDVG; encoded by the coding sequence ATGCGGGCACACGAGGCCGGCGCGCTGCACGGTGACCTCGGCAACTCGGGGCCGCCGTGGCTGCGTACCCCGGGCGACGTCAACGACCTGGTGGCGCGACTGTGGCCGGGCAACGTGGCGCGGGCCGCCGACGGCGCGCTCGCCGTCGCGGGCCTGGGCGTCCGGGAGATCGCCGCCGAGTTCGGCACCCCGGTGTACGTGCTGGACGAGGACGACCTGCGCAGCCGCTGCCGGGACTTCCGGGCTGCCTTCCCGACCGAGGACGTCTACTACGCGGGCAAGGCGTTCCTCTGCCGGGCGGTGGTCCGGATGATCGCCGAGGAGGGCCTCTTCCTCGACGTCTGCACCGGCGGTGAGCTGGCCACCGCGCTGGCCGCCGGGATGCCGGCCGAGCGGATCGGCTTCCACGGCAACAACAAGTCGGTGGCCGAGCTGACCCGGGCGCTGGACGCCGGGGTGGGCCGGATCATCCTCGACTCGTTCACCGAGATCGACCGGCTCAGCGCGCTGGCCCGGGAGCGGGACGTGCGGCCCAAGGTGCTGATCCGGGTCACCGTCGGGGTGGAGGCGCACACCCACGAGTTCATCGCCACCGCCCACGAGGACCAGAAGTTCGGCTTCTCCCTGGCCGGCGGGGCGGCGATCGCGGCGGCGCTGCGCATTCTCGACGAGGACGTGCTGGAGCTGCGCGGTCTGCACTCGCACATCGGCTCGCAGATCTTCGACACCAGCGGGTTCGAGGTCTCCGCCCGGCGGGTGCTCGCCCTGCAGGCCCAGATCCGCGACGCCCGTGGGGTGGAGCTGCCCGAGCTGGACCTCGGTGGCGGCTTCGGCATCGCGTACACCACCCAGGACGACCCGTCGCCCCCGGCCGACCTGGCCAAACGGCTCCGCAAGATCGTCGACGGGGAGTGCGCGGCGGAACGGCTCGCGGTGCCGCACCTGTCCATCGAGCCGGGCCGGGCCATCGTCGGGCCGGCCGTGTTCACCCTCTACGAGGTGGGCACGGTCAAGGACGTCGACGGGATCCGGACCTACGTCAGCGTGGACGGGGGGATGAGCGACAACATCCGGACCGCGCTCTACGACGCCTCGTACTCGGCGACCCTGGCCTCCCGGGCCTCCACCGCCCCGCCGCTGCTGGCCCGCGTGGTGGGAAAGCATTGTGAGTCCGGGGACATCGTGGTGAAGGATGAATTCCTGCCCGCCGACGTACAGCCCGGAGATCTTGTCGCGGTGCCCGGCACCGGTGCCTACTGCCGGAGCATGGCCAGCAACTACAACCATGTTCCCCGCCCGCCGGTGGTCGCGGTCCGCGACGGCCGGGCCCGGCTGATCGTCCGGCGGGAGACCGAAGAAGACCTGCTCGCATTGGATGTGGGATGA